Proteins encoded by one window of Microplitis mediator isolate UGA2020A chromosome 1, iyMicMedi2.1, whole genome shotgun sequence:
- the LOC130672746 gene encoding uncharacterized protein LOC130672746: MGQDCVVADGVAAAGDHQSDNGETIANDEVTSGDEIDNNINEINRNITEDRVELNANSERVELIPGSNVFLEKIILQEIMEDYRDKPKEIVRRLLINIVGKGNLKEMTRVGRKQRKAIPQNVLETIENSMADEKNSKGDGAPKDDSPSLPITPNVIITGSDEHSTTPTGITPKPPGNPSDSDITDAETRKALDTQDPKKPLTAAAGAASLKARLDVLTQEWQEFSVIHDYLAANATEDFLQHSYIKDGIFDVTYRSYLGARTRLSTLIHELDTPAQPTQAQNSTQRSQSSVNLAPLNITPFSGDYAKWPEFRDMFKSVVINRAGLEDVERLHYLKTYLTGQAAQAIANTPMCNESFSLAWGAICKRYDVPRLLIGAQLDKLVNLPALTSRSSKQLYSLIDQTHEAINALLAQKVNLQDGDCYLLTHIIISKLDRSTREAWELSLGASVEFPKLNRLRQFLTERARAQERYEESTSKAGDHQKSSHSNSHSSSKGHKTSYAHMATSSAPKSAGASTPASAQPKAVAKAQYPCDLCQGDHYLVRCDQFGKMTPPQRTQLVIQAKLSWTPPSRVMQLTIPLQTLDTHSHSPTTSSPHSNNTLAHTQAQNTHDRSTRTHHSPTQNSTTGCTQTHHYATLLATCQVYVVTKLSTHPIRILLDTGSEISFVSDSLIRMLNISRARSHLTILGIGAAKAGHTRGCATLTLRSYHSDQSLTIKAHILSGLTAKLPSDQVQNTDLAQYSHLTLADPEFGTPGPTDVILGADYCGQVITGEIIKCKSPGLLAQNTIFGWIIIGPVQARLNKPLRIHHAVSNHHDQDLQDLLTRFWLQEEVSPTQLRSLTPEEEACEAHFRDTHTRDSSGRYIVRLPLISDPQHLGNSYTAARRCLQRLMRRLDHDARLKTLYMNFMAEYLELKHMVPAALSTSSIQYFLPHHGVLKEDNNNFKIRVVFNGSKPTSSGLSLNDIMHTGPKLLVNIFDVLISSRQHRFIFITDVTKMYRQILVHEKDQGLQQILWFDKEGNIIPFKLTTVTYGTKSAPFLAVRALLQLVEDEGHRFPLAIDPLTKGRYVDDISGGADDLESLQAVADDIEGLCKAGGFPLAKWASNHRKLLQLNRAEAITKYKIEDPEVSTIILGMYWSSNKDQFSFKHSPPCSTQPCTKPAILSEIAQIFDPLGFLSPLIIQAKMFMQELWLVKLGWDTPLSAELRQKWTSFKTQLDMIHIVKIPRWIHSSTNSALEIHGFSDASQLAMAAAVFIKVLPTTRTQRAKVTLLCSKTKVAPLKPLTIPRLELTAAHMLAKLVKHCQTTLNYSHVPTYLWTDSSITLTWIHSHPSRWKDFVRNRVSFIQELIPDGHWKFVPGTDNPADCATRGLTTSQLKTHQLWWSGPSWLLEDSPSWPTSPIHKDADTHLEERPVKSLYVSAQPLNSSWTLMERPIPLLRMLRVTAICGRVRDIIKRIPHSTLARPLTSTEINCALQFCIKETQRIHFYSELQLLAKQASWPKDHPFARLVAYQDTDGIIRVGGRLENAPNSDQQKHPAILPRDAALTRLVISDAHQRTMHGGTQLTLAHTRLRYWIIGGRQPVRSHILKCLVCARHRGVRAQQLMGQLPTQRVTPAPPFSHTGVDYAGPVSIKSWKGRGSRIYKGWICVFVCLTTSAVHVDLVSDYSSSGFIAALRRFIHRRGVCTALYSDCGTTFQGAYSELKRLFTQGTQESHALLDWATVHQITWHFNPPAAPHMGGKWEAAVKSVKHHLTSTLGESAFTFEELTTLLTQVEGILNSRPLEALSDDPQDPSSLTPGHFLIGRPIVAIPEPSLMDTEVSRLSRWQFIQQRVQHFWNHWSTSYIQRHLARTKWHHARNDIKLGSLVLLTDERTPPTRWPLAKVTALHQGKDNLTRVVTIQTATGTLTRPIAKLALLPLAPEPDA; this comes from the exons ATGGGACAAGATTGTGTTGTTGCTGATGGAGTTGCTGCTGCTGGTGATCATCAATCTGATAACGGTGAAACTATTGCAAATGATGAAGTCACTTCCGGTGATGAAatagataataatatcaaCGAGATTAATAGGAACATTACTGAAGACCGCGTTGAATTAAATGCTAACAGTGAAAGGGTAGAACTGATTCCTGGATCTAATGTCTTTttagagaaaataattttgcaaGAAATTATGGAAGATTATCGTGATAAACCGAAAGAGATTGTACGAAGATTGTTAATCAATATTGTTGGGAAAGgcaatttaaaagaaatgacCAGAGTAGGAAGAAAGCAGAGAAAAGCTATTCCACAGAATGTGCTTGAGACAATAGAGA ATTCAATGGCTGATGAAAAGAACTCGAAGGGAGATGGAGCGCCCAAGGACGATTCTCCCTCTCTCCCAATCACTCCGAATGTCATCATCACCGGAAGTGATGAGCACTCGACCACGCCAACTGGGATAACACCAAAACCACCAGGTAATCCCAGCGACTCCGACATCACTGATGCGGAGACTCGCAAGGCACTCGACACTCAAGATCCCAAGAAGC CACTCACCGCTGCGGCAGGTGCAGCATCACTCAAGGCTCGACTCGACGTACTCACCCAGGAGTGGCAGGAATTCTCCGTTATCCACGACTACCTGGCAGCCAACGCAACGGAGGATTTCCTCCAACACTCGTACATCAAAGATGGCATCTTTGATGTAACATACCGGTCTTACCTGGGAGCTCGCACTCGCCTATCTACACTCATCCACGAACTCGACACTCCAGCTCAACCAACTCAAGCTCAGAACTCGACTCAACGCTCACAGAGCAGCGTCAATCTCGCTCCACTCAACATCACTCCATTCTCTGGCGACTATGCCAAGTGGCCAGAGTTCAGGGACATGTTTAAGTCCGTGGTAATCAATCGTGCTGGCCTGGAGGACGTCGAACGTCTTCATTACCTGAAGACATACCTTACAGGTCAAGCAGCTCAAGCAATCGCCAACACACCCATGTGCAACGAGAGCTTCTCACTCGCCTGGGGTGCCATTTGTAAACGGTATGATGTACCTCGCTTACTCATCGGTGCTCAGCTCGACAAGCTGGTCAATCTTCCAGCACTCACCTCGCGCTCGTCAAAACAACTTTACTCGCTGATTGATCAGACCCACGAGGCGATCAATGCGCTCTTGGCTCAAAAGGTCAATCTCCAGGATGGGGACTGCTACCTGCTCACTCACATCATCATCTCAAAACTCGACCGCTCAACTCGTGAGGCTTGGGAACTATCATTGGGAGCCTCTGTTGAATTCCCAAAACTCAACCGGCTACGTCAATTCCTGACAGAGCGTGCTCGTGCTCAAGAACGCTACGAGGAAAGTACCTCAAAGGCTGGTGATCATCAGAAATCCAGTCACTCGAACTCGCACTCAAGCTCCAAAGGCCATAAGACCTCCTATGCTCATATGGCAACATCCTCGGCTCCAAAATCGGCTGGAGCATCAACACCAGCAAGCGCTCAACCCAAAGCGGTGGCTAAAGCACAGTATCCGTGCGACCTGTGCCAAGGTGATCACTACCTGGTCAGATGTGACCAGTTTGGCAAAATGACTCCACCACAACGAACTCAGCTGGTGATCCAAGCCAAACTGTCTTGGACACCACCGAGTCGAGTCATGCAACTCACCATTCCGTTGCAGA CACTCGACACGCACTCGCACTCGCCTACTACAAGCTCACCGCACTCAAACAACACTCTTGCCCACACTCAAGCTCAAAATACTCATGATCGCAGCACTCGTACTCATCACTCGCCCACTCAGAACTCAACAACTGGTTGTACTCAAACTCATCATTACGCTACGTTACTAGCAACTTGTCAAGTCTACGTAGTGACCAAGTTAAGTACTCACCCAATACGCATTCTCTTAGATACCGGTTCTGAGATATCCTTTGTTTCAGATTCATTGATAAGAATGCTCAATATTTCTCGTGCTCGATCACACCTTACTATCCTAGGGATCGGTGCAGCCAAGGCTGGCCATACCAGAGGGTGTGCAACTCTCACTCTGCGTTCATACCACTCGGATCAATCACTCACGATAAAGGCTCACATCCTCAGTGGTTTAACTGCTAAATTACCATCTGACCAAGTCCAAAACACCGACTTGGCACAGTACTCGCATCTCACGCTCGCAGATCCAGAGTTTGGAACCCCAGGTCCAACGGATGTCATCCTTGGAGCTGACTACTGCGGCCAAGTCATCACTGGCGAGATCATCAAGTGCAAATCTCCTGGATTACTCGCTCAAAACACTATCTTTGGCTGGATTATCATTGGTCCAGTCCAAGCTCGGCTCAACAAACCACTGAGAATTCATCATGCTGTCTCCAATCATCATGATCAAGATCTTCAAGACTTACTAACTCGATTCTGGCTCCAAGAAGAGGTCAGTCCAACTCAACTACGCTCATTAACTCCCGAAGAAGAGGCTTGTGAAGCTCACTTCCGGGACACTCACACTCGAGACAGTTCTGGCAGATACATCGTCAGACTGCCATTGATATCAGACCCGCAGCATCTGGGGAACTCATATACAGCAGCTCGTCGCTGCTTACAACGACTCATGCGACGTCTTGATCATGATGCTCGGCTCAAAACACTCTACATGAATTTCATGGCAGAATATCTCGAACTCAAGCATATGGTGCCTGCGGCATTATCTACATCATCAATTCAATACTTCCTACCCCACCATGGGGTACTGAAAGAAGACAACAACAACTTCAAGATCCGTGTGGTCTTCAACGGCTCAAAACCAACCAGTTCAGGACTATCACTCAACGACATCATGCATACCGGGCCAAAATTACTCGTTAACATCTTCGACGTACTCATCAGCTCACGACAACACCGGTTCATCTTTATCACAGATGTTACCAAAATGTATCGACAGATTTTGGTTCACGAAAAGGACCAAGGTCTGCAACAAATACTCTGGTTTGATAAGGAAGGAAACATCATCCCCTTCAAACTTACCACAGTTACTTATGGGACGAAATCAGCTCCATTTCTCGCTGTTCGAGCCCTGCTTCAATTAGTCGAAGATGAAGGACATCGATTCCCACTCGCAATCGATCCACTCACAAAAGGACGGTATGTCGACGACATTTCCGGAGGCGCAGATGATCTCGAGTCACTGCAAGCAGTTGCAGATGATATCGAGGGTCTGTGCAAGGCGGGCGGATTCCCACTCGCCAAATGGGCAAGCAATCACCGCAAACTACTTCAGCTCAATCGTGCGGAAGCGAttacaaaatacaaaatagaGGATCCAGAAGTCAGCACCATAATTCTTGGGATGTACTGGTCTTCAAACAAGGATCAATTCTCGTTCAAACACTCGCCACCATGCTCAACTCAACCATGCACAAAGCCTGCCATTTTATCAGAGATTGCTCAGATCTTTGATCCACTGGGATTCTTATCACCACTCATAATTCAAGCCAAAATGTTCATGCAGGAACTTTGGCTTGTAAAACTCGGCTGGGACACTCCATTGTCTGCAGAATTACGACAGAAATGGACTTCATTCAAAACTCAACTCGATATGATTCATATCGTCAAGATTCCCAGATGGATCCACTCGTCCACGAACTCGGCTCTAGAAATCCATGGATTCTCCGATGCCTCGCAATTGGCGATGGCTGCGGCAGTATTTATCAAGGTCCTACCGACAACTCGAACTCAGAGGGCAAAGGTTACGCTGCTTTGCTCTAAAACCAAGGTGGCACCGTTGAAACCCCTAACGATTCCACGCTTGGAACTCACTGCGGCTCACATGTTGGCAAAACTCGTCAAACACTGCCAGACTACACTCAACTACTCGCATGTGCCAACATATCTTTGGACCGATTCATCAATCACGCTCACGTGGATACACTCGCACCCGTCTCGCTGGAAAGACTTTGTCAGGAATAGGGTGTCATTTATTCAAGAACTAATTCCAGATGGCCACTGGAAGTTTGTCCCTGGCACTGACAATCCAGCAGATTGTGCAACTCGAGGCTTGACAACCAGTCAGCTTAAAACTCATCAACTATGGTGGTCTGGCCCATCATGGTTGCTCGAAGACTCGCCGTCCTGGCCAACCAGTCCTATTCATAAAGATGCAGATACTCACCTGGAAGAACGTCCAGTCAAATCACTCTATGTTTCGGCTCAACCACTCAACTCGTCTTGGACGCTAATGGAACGTCCAATCCCACTATTGCGTATGCTCAGAGTTACAGCAATCTGTGGGAGGGTACGCGATATAATCAAACGCATACCACACTCGACTCTCGCTCGTCCACTCACATCAACTGAAATCAACTGCGCACTCCAGTTCTGCATCAAGGAAACTCAACGTATTCATTTCTATTCTGAACTCCAATTACTCGCAAAACAGGCATCATGGCCCAAGGATCACCCATTTGCTCGGTTGGTGGCTTATCAAGACACCGATGGCATCATCCGAGTAGGGGGGAGATTGGAAAATGCTCCAAACTCAGATCAACAGAAGCATCCTGCAATTCTACCTCGTGATGCTGCTCTAACTCGACTTGTCATCTCTGATGCCCATCAGCGTACCATGCATGGTGGTACTCAACTCACACTCGCTCATACTCGACTCCGATACTGGATCATTGGTGGACGTCAACCAGTACGTTCACACATACTCAAATGTCTCGTCTGTGCTCGTCATCGAGGTGTTCGCGCTCAGCAATTAATGGGACAACTCCCAACTCAACGTGTCACTCCAGCGCCACCATTTTCTCACACTGGAGTTGATTACGCTGGTCCAGTATCAATAAAATCATGGAAAGGTCGAGGATCCAGGATATACAAGGGCTGGATCTGTGTGTTTGTCTGCCTGACCACATCAGCAGTTCACGTCGACCTTGTCAGCGACTACTCATCATCAGGATTCATAGCAGCTCTCCGACGGTTTATTCACCGTCGAGGGGTATGTACAGCACTCTACAGCGACTGTGGAACGACATTCCAAGGCGCGTACTCGGAACTCAAGCGGCTCTTCACTCAAGGCACTCAAGAATCTCATGCTCTACTCGATTGGGCCACTGTGCATCAAATCACATGGCATTTCAATCCTCCTGCTGCTCCCCATATGGGTGGTAAATGGGAAGCCGCAGTGAAATCGGTGAAACATCACCTAACTAGCACACTCGGAGAATCAGCCTTCACGTTTGAAGAACTTACGACTCTTTTAACGCAAGTGGAGGGGATTTTGAACTCGAGACCATTGGAGGCTCTATCCGACGATCCTCAGGATCCTTCATCGCTCACTCCAGGTCATTTTCTCATTGGGAGACCAATCGTTGCAATCCCTGAACCTTCACTCATGGATACAGAAGTATCAAGACTCTCTCGCTGGCAGTTCATTCAGCAACGTGTCCAGCATTTTTGGAATCACTGGTCCACCAGTTACATTCAACGTCATCTGGCTCGAACCAAGTGGCATCATGCTCGCAATGACATCAAACTCGGCTCACTAGTCCTTCTCACTGATGAACGAACTCCACCAACTCGATGGCCACTCGCGAAAGTGACTGCACTCCATCAAGGGAAGGACAACCTCACTCGAGTGGTAACCATTCAAACAGCCACTGGTACTCTCACTCGTCCAATTGCCAAGCTCGCACTCTTACCACTTGCTCCAGAACCAGATGCCTAA
- the LOC130672756 gene encoding uncharacterized protein LOC130672756: MRLQLGLDQVVDVNAHCLAHCLADRLNSCHADCLTNGLADGVINCPTDCLTNCLYDDLADCLPSCPADYLAFCLVNCLADCPVRSLCVCLADCLAKGLAHCLDKGLADCLVNCLTHCLANCLALCLVNCLFDCLADCLANCLVRCLAYCFADCLAYSLVNYLADCLASYLAYYVINCLANCLASCLAYCLAHYLVSCLYDCLDDCLASSLSNCLAVCLANGLAHCLAVCLVSCLCNCLADCVADCLTNRSVSCLCVCLAKGLAHCLDKGLADCLANCLANCLANCLAHCLVYCLADCLAHCIINYLADCLVSCLCDCLANCLANCLAV, translated from the exons ATGAGACTGCAACTAGGACTAGACCAAGTTGTAGATGTC AACGCTCATTGTCTTGCTCATTGTCTTGCTGATCGTCTTAATAGTTGTCATGCTGACTGTCTCACTAATGGACTTGCTGATGGTGTTATTAATTGTCCTACTGATTGTCTCACAAATTGTCTTTATGATGATCTTGCTGATTGTCTTCCTAGTTGTCCTGCTGATTATCTTGCTTTTTGTCTCGTCAATTGTCTTGCTGATTGTCCTGTTAGAAGTCTTTGTGTTTGTCTTGCTGATTGTCTTGCTAAAGGTCTCGCTCATTGTCTTGATAAAGGTCTTGCTGATTGTCTTGTTAATTGTCTCACTCATTGTCTCGCTAATTGTCTTGCTCTTTGTCTCGTTAATTGTCTCTTTGATTGTCTTGCAGATTGTCTTGCAAATTGTCTCGTTCGTTGTCTTGCTTATTGTTTTGCTGATTGTCTTGCTTATAGTCTCGTTAATTATCTTGCTGATTGTCTTGCTAGTTATCTTGCTTATTATGTCATTAATTgtcttgctaattgtcttgctAGTTGTCTTGCTTATTGTCTTGCTCATTATCTTGTTAGTTGTCTCTATGATTGTCTTGATGATTGTCTTGCTAGTAGTCTTTCTAATTGTCTCGCTGTTTGTCTTGCTAATGGTCTTGCTCATTGTCTTGCTGTTTGTCTTGTTAGTTGTCTCTGTAATTGTCTTGCTGATTGTGTTGCTGATTGTCTTACTAATCGTTCTGTTAGTTGTCTTTGCGTTTGTCTTGCTAAAGGTCTCGCTCATTGTCTTGATAAAGGTCTTGCTGATTgtcttgctaattgtcttgctaattgtcttgCCAATTGTCTCGCTCATTGTCTTGTTTATTGCCTTGCTGATTGTCTTGCTCATtgtatcattaattatcttGCTGATTGTCTTGTTAGTTGTCTTTGTGATTGTCTTGCTAATTGTCTCGCTAATTGTCTTGCTGTTTAA